In the genome of Nocardioides marmoribigeumensis, one region contains:
- a CDS encoding BTAD domain-containing putative transcriptional regulator, whose amino-acid sequence MRARVLGELEVEVGTEVLDLGGPKPRALVGLMLAAGGRPVPFEHLVDQIWGDAPPARVEASLQSYVARLRRVLEPGRDARSPAQVLRTHAGGYSLHVDDRAVDAREFTRLLGEARDGAADQLGLLTEALAPWRGTAYLGLGCPSLDAEATRLEELRMGAVERLWRLRLDRGEHTEAVAELEQLVREHPLREQLWGLLALALYRSARQGDALAALRRARDHLADELGVDPGPDLRALETAVLRQDPSLDRSLDPAVGPAGGSAVAPPVVLAGTDQPDLPGLPAVFGRGPALAEASRLVDDVAAGRGRVLLVSGQPGLGKTRFAEAVVGTAAAAGFRVGRGGWEPEGGPPLWGWTRALRQLLGDASILEGEQTDASSASFRQADALLGALRTGPPSVVVLDDLHWADAESLRLLRRVATGIADVPLLLVPATRDAPAEVGPVLAETLAQLARLGAHRVDLAGLEARDVRDWVSFHHGLAVSEAVADRIIERTGGNPFFVTELVRLLVAEGVLNDPSARSWDSVPTGVRDVVRHRLAQVDPPAAAVAGTAAVAGREFDVAVVATAAGLGLDEVLEHLEPLLMMGLLDEVGPGRARFSHALVRDAVHESLSPAVRARTHAAVAAAIEAHHLGRVHEHSAELAEHYRLAGPAHARSAWLFAVAGAEDAAARSAHDEALRLSVTAAELQAGDPEAGAVERERVALARARALVWLSRPVEAWAPAAEAATSALGRGDADAAAAALLVVTENLVWGWRGYPDWDEDALLLWQAVRERVADPVTHAHLTAALAFEHFLVPGRAEQSTRLAEEALEEVRRSTADKRHRLAVLQLATSALMRPETLVRRAALLDEAVELATARGDHAALAAVLSHRASDRAALGQLDEARSDADRSHELAVRHHHSQTRLVVGWVRAMLLQVDERFEEAEQAIAELESLQATMAMAGQGIELAQLATLRDLQGRMAEVEPALREVAPFHPAFRELHGLSMVATGRLDELRRRLGAYDEQPPIHEDYLWVGLTVVRARVWAALGDPGAVADLRTQLAPYAGWLGGTIAVTFQGSVHQTLGELALVAGDRDAAADHLARAREVHERLGLGLWVARTDALLARLG is encoded by the coding sequence ATGCGGGCGCGCGTCCTGGGGGAGCTCGAGGTCGAGGTCGGCACCGAGGTGCTCGACCTCGGTGGCCCCAAGCCGCGGGCCCTGGTCGGGCTGATGCTCGCGGCCGGCGGGCGGCCCGTGCCGTTCGAGCACCTCGTCGACCAGATCTGGGGCGATGCGCCACCCGCTCGCGTCGAGGCCTCGCTGCAGTCCTACGTCGCCCGGTTGCGCCGGGTGCTCGAGCCGGGCCGCGACGCGCGGTCCCCGGCCCAGGTGCTCCGGACCCATGCGGGGGGCTACTCCCTCCACGTCGACGACCGAGCGGTCGACGCCCGGGAGTTCACGCGCCTGCTGGGCGAGGCTCGCGACGGCGCCGCCGACCAGCTGGGACTGCTGACCGAGGCGCTGGCGCCGTGGCGCGGCACGGCCTACCTCGGGCTCGGCTGCCCGTCCCTCGACGCCGAGGCGACGCGCCTCGAGGAGCTCCGCATGGGCGCGGTCGAGCGCCTGTGGCGGCTGCGGCTCGACCGTGGCGAGCACACCGAGGCGGTGGCCGAGCTCGAGCAGCTCGTGCGCGAGCACCCGCTGCGCGAGCAGCTGTGGGGGCTGCTGGCGCTCGCCCTCTACCGCTCGGCGCGCCAGGGTGACGCCCTGGCGGCCCTGCGCCGGGCGCGCGACCACCTCGCCGACGAGCTCGGTGTGGACCCCGGTCCCGACCTCCGCGCGCTCGAGACCGCCGTCCTGCGCCAGGACCCGTCCCTGGACCGGTCCCTGGACCCAGCCGTGGGGCCGGCCGGGGGGTCGGCCGTGGCGCCGCCGGTCGTCCTGGCGGGGACCGACCAGCCCGACCTCCCCGGCCTCCCCGCGGTGTTCGGGCGCGGGCCCGCGCTCGCCGAGGCGTCCCGCCTGGTCGACGACGTCGCGGCCGGACGCGGACGGGTGCTGCTGGTCAGCGGGCAGCCCGGTCTGGGCAAGACCCGCTTCGCCGAGGCCGTGGTGGGGACTGCCGCGGCCGCAGGCTTCCGGGTCGGCCGCGGCGGCTGGGAGCCGGAGGGTGGTCCGCCGCTGTGGGGCTGGACCCGGGCGCTGCGCCAGCTCCTCGGTGACGCCTCGATCCTCGAGGGGGAGCAGACCGACGCCTCGTCGGCCAGCTTCCGCCAGGCCGACGCGCTGCTCGGCGCGCTCCGGACCGGCCCGCCGTCGGTGGTGGTCCTCGACGACCTGCACTGGGCGGACGCCGAGAGCCTGCGGCTGCTGCGGCGGGTCGCGACCGGGATCGCCGACGTGCCCCTGCTCCTGGTGCCGGCCACCCGGGACGCTCCCGCGGAGGTCGGTCCGGTGCTCGCCGAGACGCTGGCGCAGCTGGCGAGGCTCGGGGCGCACCGCGTCGACCTGGCCGGGCTCGAGGCCCGCGACGTGCGCGACTGGGTCTCCTTCCACCACGGCCTGGCGGTGAGCGAGGCGGTCGCGGACCGGATCATCGAGCGCACCGGCGGCAACCCGTTCTTCGTCACCGAGCTCGTGCGCCTGCTCGTGGCCGAGGGCGTGCTCAACGACCCGTCCGCGAGGTCGTGGGACTCCGTGCCGACCGGCGTGCGCGACGTCGTACGCCACCGCCTCGCGCAGGTCGACCCGCCGGCGGCAGCGGTGGCCGGGACCGCGGCGGTCGCGGGGCGCGAGTTCGACGTGGCCGTCGTCGCCACGGCCGCCGGCCTCGGGCTGGACGAGGTCCTCGAGCACCTCGAGCCGTTGCTGATGATGGGCCTGCTCGACGAGGTGGGTCCCGGACGTGCCCGGTTCAGCCACGCCCTCGTGCGCGACGCGGTGCACGAGTCGCTGTCCCCGGCGGTGCGCGCCCGCACCCACGCGGCCGTCGCGGCCGCCATCGAGGCCCACCACCTGGGGCGGGTGCACGAGCACAGCGCGGAGCTGGCCGAGCACTACCGCCTGGCCGGCCCGGCCCACGCCCGCTCGGCCTGGCTCTTCGCGGTCGCCGGGGCCGAGGACGCGGCGGCGCGGTCCGCCCACGACGAGGCGCTGCGGCTGTCCGTGACCGCCGCCGAGCTCCAGGCCGGCGATCCCGAGGCCGGGGCCGTGGAGCGCGAGCGGGTGGCGCTCGCCCGGGCGCGCGCGCTGGTCTGGCTCTCGCGACCGGTCGAGGCCTGGGCCCCGGCCGCGGAGGCCGCCACGTCCGCCCTGGGTCGCGGCGACGCCGACGCGGCGGCCGCCGCGCTCCTGGTCGTCACCGAGAACCTCGTGTGGGGCTGGCGCGGCTATCCCGACTGGGACGAGGACGCCCTCCTGCTCTGGCAGGCCGTGCGCGAGCGGGTCGCGGACCCCGTCACCCACGCGCACCTGACCGCCGCCCTGGCCTTCGAGCACTTCCTCGTGCCCGGGAGGGCCGAGCAGTCCACCCGGCTGGCGGAGGAGGCCCTGGAGGAGGTACGCCGGTCCACCGCGGACAAGCGCCACCGGCTGGCCGTCCTGCAGCTCGCGACCTCGGCGCTGATGCGTCCGGAGACCCTGGTGCGGCGGGCCGCCCTGCTCGACGAGGCGGTCGAGCTCGCGACCGCGCGGGGCGACCACGCCGCGCTGGCCGCCGTGCTGTCGCACCGTGCCTCCGACCGCGCCGCGCTCGGGCAGCTCGACGAGGCCCGCTCGGACGCCGACCGCTCCCACGAGCTGGCCGTGCGCCACCACCACTCGCAGACCCGGCTCGTCGTCGGCTGGGTCCGGGCGATGCTGCTCCAGGTCGACGAGCGCTTCGAGGAGGCCGAGCAGGCGATCGCCGAGCTCGAGTCGCTGCAGGCCACGATGGCGATGGCCGGCCAGGGGATCGAGCTCGCCCAGCTCGCCACCCTGCGCGACCTGCAGGGCCGGATGGCCGAGGTCGAGCCGGCGCTGCGCGAGGTCGCGCCCTTCCACCCCGCCTTCCGCGAGCTGCACGGCCTGTCCATGGTGGCGACGGGCCGGCTCGACGAGCTGCGCCGGCGCCTCGGGGCCTACGACGAGCAGCCGCCGATCCACGAGGACTACCTGTGGGTGGGGCTGACCGTCGTGCGGGCCCGGGTCTGGGCCGCGCTGGGGGACCCCGGGGCCGTCGCCGACCTGCGGACGCAGCTCGCGCCGTACGCCGGGTGGCTGGGCGGGACGATCGCGGTCACCTTCCAGGGGTCGGTGCACCAGACCCTCGGCGAGCTGGCGCTGGTGGCCGGCGACCGGGACGCGGCCGCCGACCACCTGGCGCGGGCCCGCGAGGTGCACGAGCGGCTCGGCCTCGGCCTGTGGGTGGCGCGGACCGACGCGCTGCTCGCGCGGCTCGGCTAG
- a CDS encoding right-handed parallel beta-helix repeat-containing protein, which produces MWSPRGIKYVAGFVLLLMMVPGAFLVSSALNRQDEHATAADDAPAVGCTRLVERLVSALGAFTRQFDGLSGMDARQVPPMPSMRQLRTEAGSFAEALDQGDCRASQARRAVVAWRDDAEASGPLAEAVRTALAANVLDVVSGTTRPVLHRLAKGQDLAAALSRLPSGATLVLPPGTFALDRPVAVVQDLTVRGAGPGRTTITSTAPGAAVLLASQVSLRIAGVGLRHRGGGTASVIVLRAGRATLDRVRITGATREGSAGAGSRAMLTGGSGIVLAGGQRIALSRSTLSDNAVGGLLVATGVPTVRAATFHDNTACGVCFLGRSAGRLTRNVMTRNGSGLLLGDRSAPVLADNRILRNKQAGLVIEGTAHPVLRRNVITDNGNIGVAVYSSGSPVIVANTITGHRQAGVLLDVTRRATPRVEDNVLRDNGSAGLVFMGSSRGAASGNTCSGARFGLVLDGSAAPVLRRNDCALQDQRVQRPPS; this is translated from the coding sequence GTGTGGTCACCGCGGGGGATCAAGTACGTCGCCGGCTTCGTCCTGCTCCTGATGATGGTGCCGGGAGCGTTCCTGGTGAGCAGCGCGCTCAACCGCCAGGACGAGCACGCCACGGCGGCCGACGACGCGCCTGCGGTCGGGTGCACGCGCCTCGTGGAGCGGCTGGTCAGCGCGCTCGGCGCCTTCACCCGGCAGTTCGACGGGCTGAGCGGCATGGACGCACGCCAGGTCCCTCCGATGCCGTCGATGCGTCAGCTGCGGACCGAGGCGGGGTCGTTCGCCGAGGCGCTCGACCAGGGTGACTGCCGCGCCTCCCAGGCGCGGCGGGCCGTCGTGGCGTGGCGTGACGACGCCGAGGCATCCGGCCCGCTCGCGGAGGCCGTCCGCACGGCCCTGGCCGCCAACGTGCTCGACGTGGTCAGCGGGACGACGAGGCCGGTGCTCCACCGGCTCGCGAAGGGGCAGGACCTCGCCGCGGCCCTGTCGCGCCTCCCGTCCGGGGCGACCCTGGTGCTCCCTCCCGGCACGTTCGCACTGGACCGTCCCGTGGCCGTCGTCCAGGACCTGACGGTCCGAGGCGCCGGACCCGGACGGACCACGATCACCTCCACCGCTCCGGGTGCCGCGGTGCTGCTCGCCTCACAGGTCTCGCTGCGCATCGCGGGGGTTGGTCTCCGGCACCGCGGCGGAGGCACGGCCTCCGTGATCGTCCTGCGGGCAGGAAGGGCCACGCTCGACCGTGTCCGCATCACCGGAGCCACCCGCGAGGGCTCGGCCGGCGCGGGTTCCCGCGCCATGCTCACCGGTGGCAGCGGCATCGTCCTCGCGGGCGGTCAACGGATCGCCCTGAGCCGCTCGACCCTGTCGGACAACGCGGTCGGGGGACTCCTCGTGGCGACCGGCGTGCCGACCGTGCGCGCCGCCACCTTCCACGACAACACCGCGTGCGGCGTCTGCTTCCTCGGCAGGTCAGCGGGTCGGCTGACCCGCAACGTGATGACGCGCAACGGCTCCGGTCTGCTGCTGGGGGACCGCAGCGCCCCGGTCCTCGCGGACAACCGGATCCTTCGCAACAAGCAGGCGGGGCTGGTGATCGAGGGCACAGCCCACCCGGTCCTGCGTCGCAACGTCATCACCGACAACGGGAACATCGGCGTCGCGGTCTACTCCTCGGGATCGCCGGTGATCGTGGCCAACACGATCACGGGGCACCGCCAGGCGGGGGTCCTGCTCGACGTGACGAGGCGGGCGACGCCGCGCGTCGAGGACAACGTGCTCAGGGACAACGGGTCTGCCGGGCTGGTCTTCATGGGGAGCTCGCGGGGAGCGGCGTCCGGCAACACCTGCTCCGGGGCGCGTTTCGGGCTCGTCCTCGACGGCTCCGCGGCGCCCGTCCTGCGTCGGAACGACTGTGCGCTGCAGGACCAGCGGGTCCAACGTCCCCCTTCCTGA